In a single window of the Thermogemmatispora onikobensis genome:
- a CDS encoding response regulator — translation MRGREGEKLLQPPRSWPEARFTVIMGSSSVSRDRLEELGVVAFLLKPFDVGRLLRYLSTLQRLVQTSEERGAYFISDEPRAEGQRARVLIVDDDIDVAQTIQQSLKAVADYELAVAHDGLEALERCVEWRPHCVVADLIMPWMNGYQMMRCLKRSALPSPPAFVLMSALTPRQLERRPYLREEKSVVYVEKPFFVEHLQAAIEQALQKLAPATRPLA, via the coding sequence ATGAGAGGGAGAGAGGGAGAGAAGCTGCTGCAGCCACCCAGAAGCTGGCCGGAAGCTCGCTTTACTGTGATCATGGGAAGCAGCTCCGTCTCGCGCGACCGGCTAGAGGAGCTAGGCGTCGTTGCCTTTTTGCTCAAGCCTTTTGACGTGGGGCGGCTGTTACGCTACCTCAGTACCCTGCAGCGGCTGGTCCAGACGAGCGAAGAGCGAGGCGCATATTTCATCAGTGATGAGCCACGAGCTGAGGGCCAACGGGCGCGGGTGCTGATCGTCGATGATGACATTGACGTAGCTCAGACGATTCAGCAATCGCTCAAGGCCGTAGCTGACTACGAACTGGCGGTAGCCCACGATGGATTAGAGGCGCTGGAGCGTTGTGTCGAGTGGCGGCCCCATTGCGTAGTTGCCGACCTGATCATGCCCTGGATGAACGGCTATCAAATGATGCGCTGTTTGAAGCGCAGTGCGCTGCCCAGTCCGCCGGCCTTTGTGCTGATGAGTGCCCTGACGCCGCGGCAACTGGAGCGCAGACCCTATCTACGAGAAGAGAAGTCGGTGGTCTACGTCGAGAAGCCCTTCTTTGTCGAGCACCTGCAAGCAGCGATTGAGCAGGCGCTGCAGAAACTGGCACCGGCAACGCGACCACTTGCATAG
- a CDS encoding DUF4388 domain-containing protein encodes MEQQDRIMDGDLQTLGLQSILKMLALSGKTGTLFVHSGPETLSIALRKGQIVALREEGAPQLDLLTMLCLLNRLDPRRAQMVRELARGDMQVALALLVERGWMSAEEMQRRLEFAVTQSISHALRWAEGRFSFHRRLLAIESRMQPLDIDSVLLEALRQADEWEEMGELHLARTSVARWLPEVKNSNDLRSLGLSQEYIEVLSLCNGEIPLQAISLALMMPEARVARLMARLLELGLIELVDTELEKALQHDLHDLLIRCQHTLWQQRKQVSPEQHLLNLIRVLVECINGLLVHHGRFARSLRGRGHVPTGEIIRYLERTFSQPLQLLAKQYYPILETASFVDGQLDCGDILTLDKLVKGEQLEEFYWEAVVGLSAFLRMVFTAVLQDEVGNSHTRQQLNVAWKAFLTEIDAEIQEYQKVRAYRNVQRARGREFQPQPPRRGEEGQWQGFPESGSAYGWPETRRRSI; translated from the coding sequence ATGGAGCAGCAAGATCGTATTATGGATGGTGACCTGCAGACGCTGGGTCTGCAGTCCATTCTCAAGATGCTTGCCCTCAGCGGTAAGACAGGCACGCTGTTTGTCCATTCCGGTCCTGAGACGCTTTCGATCGCCTTGCGCAAGGGTCAGATCGTAGCCTTGCGCGAAGAGGGTGCTCCCCAGCTCGATCTGCTCACCATGCTCTGTCTGCTCAATCGGCTTGATCCACGCAGGGCCCAGATGGTTCGCGAGCTGGCGCGAGGCGATATGCAAGTGGCGCTGGCGCTGCTGGTGGAGCGAGGCTGGATGAGCGCCGAGGAGATGCAGCGTCGGCTGGAGTTTGCCGTCACCCAGTCGATCAGCCACGCCTTGCGCTGGGCGGAAGGGCGTTTTTCCTTTCATCGGCGCCTGCTGGCGATCGAGAGCCGCATGCAGCCGCTTGACATCGACTCAGTGCTGCTGGAGGCCCTACGTCAGGCCGATGAGTGGGAAGAGATGGGTGAGCTGCATCTGGCGCGCACGAGTGTCGCGCGCTGGCTGCCAGAGGTCAAGAACAGCAACGACCTGCGCAGCCTGGGGCTGAGCCAGGAGTATATCGAGGTGCTCTCGCTCTGTAATGGGGAGATTCCTCTCCAGGCCATCTCCCTGGCGCTGATGATGCCGGAGGCGCGGGTGGCGCGGCTCATGGCCCGCCTGCTGGAGCTGGGGCTGATCGAGTTAGTAGACACCGAGCTGGAAAAAGCCCTGCAGCATGACCTGCACGATCTCCTCATCCGCTGCCAGCATACTCTCTGGCAGCAGCGCAAGCAAGTCAGCCCTGAGCAACACCTGCTGAATCTCATTCGTGTGCTAGTTGAGTGCATTAACGGCCTATTAGTACATCACGGACGCTTTGCCAGAAGCTTGCGCGGGAGGGGGCATGTGCCCACGGGTGAAATCATCCGCTATCTTGAGCGCACCTTCTCGCAGCCTTTGCAGCTTCTGGCCAAGCAATATTATCCCATTCTAGAGACGGCCAGCTTTGTCGATGGGCAGCTTGACTGTGGTGATATCCTGACCCTGGACAAACTGGTCAAAGGCGAGCAGTTAGAAGAATTTTATTGGGAGGCGGTCGTGGGGTTGTCGGCATTCTTGCGAATGGTTTTTACCGCCGTCTTGCAAGATGAAGTCGGCAATTCGCACACGAGACAGCAGCTCAACGTTGCCTGGAAGGCCTTTCTGACCGAGATCGACGCTGAGATACAGGAATATCAGAAGGTCAGAGCCTATCGCAACGTCCAGCGAGCCAGGGGGCGTGAGTTTCAGCCGCAACCGCCACGTCGAGGGGAGGAGGGACAATGGCAAGGGTTCCCGGAGAGCGGTAGCGCCTACGGGTGGCCTGAGACGCGAAGGAGGTCGATCTAA
- a CDS encoding response regulator codes for MSAVPTVLVVDDSPTVRKIVQMTLQRENIRVIAAGDGLSALTSVADEMPALILLDVQLPRMDGYQICQIIRKNLQFRQIPIIMLSGKDGLFDKMRGRLAGSTEYITKPFDSAELVQTVKKHLVNWQERVPPRYEGMRPRLRRRG; via the coding sequence ATGTCAGCAGTACCGACGGTACTGGTTGTAGATGATAGCCCCACTGTGCGCAAGATTGTGCAGATGACCCTGCAGCGTGAAAATATTCGTGTCATTGCCGCGGGCGATGGGCTAAGCGCTCTCACCTCGGTAGCAGACGAAATGCCGGCGCTCATTCTCCTGGATGTGCAACTGCCCCGCATGGACGGGTACCAAATTTGCCAGATCATACGAAAAAACTTGCAGTTTAGACAGATACCTATTATTATGCTCAGTGGGAAAGATGGATTGTTCGACAAGATGCGCGGTCGCCTAGCCGGCTCTACCGAATACATCACGAAGCCCTTCGATTCTGCCGAGCTGGTTCAAACGGTCAAGAAGCACCTGGTCAACTGGCAGGAGCGCGTCCCACCGCGTTACGAAGGTATGCGCCCGCGGCTGCGTCGCCGTGGTTAG
- a CDS encoding response regulator transcription factor translates to MPGQKVLVVDDSWTELTMIATPLRNSGFEVVTAVDGDEAVEKVFKERPQCIVLDVVLPKQSGFQLCRKLKSSELSRHIPIILLTSKNTPLDRSWGLRQGADLYMTKPFNEEELVANVRRLL, encoded by the coding sequence ATGCCAGGGCAGAAGGTGCTCGTTGTAGACGACAGCTGGACTGAACTCACAATGATCGCAACCCCGCTACGCAACAGTGGCTTCGAGGTAGTAACAGCGGTCGACGGTGACGAAGCTGTGGAGAAGGTCTTTAAGGAGCGTCCACAGTGCATCGTCCTGGATGTGGTCTTGCCTAAGCAGAGCGGGTTTCAGCTGTGCCGCAAGCTCAAGTCATCGGAGCTGAGTCGGCATATTCCGATCATCTTGCTCACGAGCAAGAATACGCCCCTCGATCGCTCCTGGGGCCTGCGGCAGGGGGCCGATCTGTACATGACCAAGCCCTTTAACGAGGAAGAACTGGTAGCCAATGTGCGCCGGCTCCTCTAG
- a CDS encoding chemotaxis protein CheW gives MASDDLNMLQRALLAQQQLQQRGAHPPAWGASALQPEQVRTNTAAAPGVPTEVPGEQYLAFTLLDLEFAFKAEYIQSVERLLDVTPVPNVAPWVRGVINLRGSIASVVDLRIFLDREPLPYNPRTRLLSVQYNEMVICLVVDSVSEMLPIPDNVIASVSTRQTNIPQWVAPYAAGTAVLGKRVIILLDAARLLFSEKMQHYEALD, from the coding sequence GTGGCAAGCGATGACCTGAACATGTTGCAACGCGCTCTCCTGGCTCAGCAACAGCTGCAGCAGCGGGGAGCGCATCCTCCGGCATGGGGGGCCTCGGCGTTGCAGCCTGAGCAAGTGCGGACCAATACAGCAGCTGCTCCCGGTGTACCCACTGAGGTACCCGGTGAGCAGTACCTTGCTTTTACTCTGCTCGACCTGGAGTTCGCTTTCAAGGCGGAGTACATTCAGAGCGTGGAGCGCCTGCTCGACGTGACCCCGGTCCCGAACGTTGCTCCCTGGGTCCGAGGGGTGATCAATCTCCGCGGCTCCATCGCCTCCGTGGTGGACTTGCGCATCTTCCTGGACAGGGAGCCGCTACCCTACAATCCACGCACTCGCCTGCTATCGGTGCAATATAATGAGATGGTGATTTGTCTGGTGGTGGATAGCGTCAGCGAGATGCTCCCCATTCCTGACAACGTTATCGCCAGTGTGAGCACACGCCAGACCAATATTCCACAGTGGGTTGCTCCCTATGCCGCCGGAACGGCAGTGCTCGGTAAACGTGTCATCATCTTGCTCGATGCCGCACGTTTGCTGTTCTCGGAAAAGATGCAACATTACGAAGCTCTGGATTAG